The Streptococcus iniae genome contains the following window.
ATCATGGTAACTACTGTTGGTAAGATTTTGTTTAATGACATCATGCCAGAAGATCTTCCATATTTGCAAGAACCAAACAATGCTAACTTAACAGAAGGTACTCCAGATAAATACTTCCTTGAACCAGGTCAAGAAATCCAAGACGTTATTGACGGTTTGGAACTCAATGTCCCATTCAAGAAGAAAAATCTAGGAAATATCATCGCTGAAACTTTCAAACGTTTCCGCACAACAGAAACATCAGCTTTCCTTGACCGCTTGAAAGACTTAGGTTACTACCATTCAACACTTGCTGGTTTAACAGTTGGTATTGCTGATATTCCAGTTATTGATAATAAAGCTGAAATTCTTGAAGCTGCTCACCATCGTGTTGAAGAAATAAACAAAGCCTTCCGTCGTGGTTTGATGACTGAAGATGATCGTTATGTTGCTGTTACAACAACATGGCGTGAAGCAAAAGAAGCGCTTGAAAAACGTCTGATTGAAACACAAGATCCTAAAAACCCAATCGTTATGATGATGGACTCAGGTGCCCGTGGTAACATCTCAAACTTCTCACAGCTTGCCGGTATGCGTGGTTTGATGGCTGCTCCTAACGGACGTATCATGGAATTGCCTATCCTTTCAAACTTCCGTGAAGGTTTGACCGTTTTGGAAATGTTCTTCTCAACCCATGGTGCTCGTAAAGGGATGACCGATACAGCCCTTAAGACAGCCGACTCTGGTTACCTTACTCGTCGTTTGGTTGATGTTGCCCAAGATGTTATTATCCGTGAAGATGATTGTGGAACTGACCGAGGTCTTCTCATTAAAGCTATCACAGATGGCAAAGAAGTTACAGAAACACTTGAAGAACGCCTTCAAGGGCGTTATACTCGTAAATCAGTGAAGCATCCTGAAACTGGTGAAGTTCTTATCGGAGCTGATCAATTGATTTCAGAAGATATGGCCCGTAAAATTGTTGATGCAGGCGTTGAAGAAGTAACAATTCGTTCAGTCTTCACATGTGCTACAAAACACGGTGTATGTCGTCACTGTTATGGTATCAACCTTGCAACAGGTGATGCTGTTGAAGTTGGTGAAGCAGTTGGTACAATTGCCGCTCAATCAATCGGTGAGCCTGGTACACAGCTTACAATGCGTACCTTCCATACCGGTGGTGTTGCGTCAAATACCGATATCACTCAAGGTCTTCCTCGTATCCAAGAAATCTTTGAAGCACGTAACCCTAAAGGGGAAGCTGTTATCACTGAGGTTAAAGGTACCGTTGTTGACGTTGAAGAAGATGCTTCAACACGTACTAAGAAAGTATTTGTTGAAGGTAAAACTGGTAAAGGTGAATACATCGTTCCATTTACAGCTCGTATGAAAGTTGAAATTGGCGACGAAGTTAACCGTGGTGAGTCTCTAACTGAAGGGTCAATCCAACCAAAACGTCTTCTTGAAGTCCGTGATACATTGTCAGTTGAGACATACTTACTTGCTGAGGTACAAAAAGTTTACCGTAGCCAAGGGGTAGAAATCGGGGACAAACACGTTGAAGTTATGGTTCGTCAAATGCTCCGTAAAGTTCGCGTTATGGATCCAGGTGATACAGAGCTTCTTCCAGGAACACTTATGGACATTGCAGACTTTACTGATGCCAACAAAGATATTGTTATCTCAGGTGGTAACCCTGCAACATCACGTCCTGTTCTTATGGGGATTACAAAAGCCTCACTTGAAACCAATTCATTCTTGTCAGCTGCATCCTTCCAGGAAACAACTCGTGTCCTTACAGATGCTGCTATCCGTGGTAAGAAAGATCACCTACTTGGTCTTAAAGAAAATGTTATCATCGGTAAAATCATCCCAGCTGGTACTGGTATGGCACGCTACCGTAACATTGAACCACAAGCAATTAATGAAGTTGAAATTATTGAAGAACCAACTGTTGAAGAAACAGTCGTTTCAGAAAATTAATCACAATAAAGCAAACACTTTCAAAGGTGTTTGCTTTTTTTGTTTGCCGACCTCATGAGCAGAATTTTTCCAAAAAGACCTTTAATCAGCTATAATAGGCTAAAGAAGAGGTAAAAAAATGTATCAAGTAATTAAAATGTTCGGAGATTGGGAGCCCTGGTGGTTTATTGAAGGTTGGCAAGACGATATTATTTTAGAAAAAACGTTTGAAAACTGGGAAGAAGCTCTCGCTTATTATCAAAAAGAGTGGTTAATGATGAAGAGTCACTTTGAGAATTTTCATAGTCAAAAAAATTTATTAGCCACCTTTTGGAAAACTGGGGAAACAAGATGGTGTGAGGAATGTGTTGATAATCTCCAACAATTCCATTCAATCTTATTATTAAAAGATTATGACATCGTTTCTCCAGAAGACAATGTTGAATCTTTTGAACAAGCTAACAATTCTCCTACACCACCATACCTCTGCAAGTTAAATCTATAAAAGACTAAGTTTATCTAAAACTTGGTCTTTTTTTTCGAATAATGATATAAGGAGGTCTTAATGATTCAAAGCTTAGGAAAAGAAGTGATTAAAATGGCAGATGACTTGAAGGCTCAGGACATATATATTATTCCAGAGGGCGATGATTACAAGATTCATATGCGTATTGATGGAGAAAGAAGACGCATTGAATCTTTTGATGGCGCACAGATGCCTCAACTCATCAGTCACTTTAAATATCTATCGGGAATGAATGTTGGCGAAAAACGTCGATGCCAACTTGGCGCCTGTGATTACCAATATGGTGCTAAAAATGACATATCGCTTCGACTATCAACAGTTGGAGATTATCGTGGGAAGGAAAGTTTAGTAATCAGGCTTTTACACCACCAAAACAGGTCCTTATCTTTTTGGTTTGATAGGGAAAAGGAATTGGCCGAGCAAGTCACCAGACGAGGACTTTATTTATTTTCAGGCCCCGTTGGTTCCGGTAAAACGAGTTTAATGTATCAACTTCTAGCAAAGGATTCTAAACAAAAGCAAATCATCACTATTGAAGATCCCGTTGAGATTAAGGACACAAGAATGCTACAGTTGCAAGTAAATGACAGTATTGGAACGACATATGATAATTTAATTAAATTATCTTTGCGTCATCGTCCAGATGTTCTCATTATTGGTGAAATTAGAGACACTGAGACAGCTAGAGCAGCCATTAGAGCAAGTTTAACTGGTAGTGTCGTCTTTTCCACCATACATGCTAAAAGCATCAAGGGTGTCTATGAGAGATTAATTGAATTAGGAATCTCTAGAGAAGAAGTGACACAAACACTTCAACTTGTTGTTTATCAACGGCTACTTGGTGGTCGAGGCTTAATTGACTTTACACGAAAGGGGTTTGAAAACTATCAACAAGAGCAGTGGAATAAAGACTTGGATCAACTTTTTGCGGATGGATATCTCACTGAGCAAGAAATCCAAACAGAGAAAATTATCAGCTAAAAAGCAGTATCAATTAATGCAACTCTTTCATAATTTATTTGCAAGTGGTTTTAGCTTATCTGAAATAGTGGCATTTTTAGAAAAAAGTCACTTATTGGAAGCAAAATACCTTGATAGAATAAAAGAAAACCTCATCAGTGGACGAAGTTTAGCAGAAATGACTAGAAGTTTAGGTTATCCTGACAGTATTGTAACGCAAATTAGTTTTGCAGATATTCATGGCAATACCAAGGAAAGCTTGTTTAAAATTATGCATTACCTTGATAAAGTGGCACAAGTCAGGAAAAAAACATTAGAAGTCCTAACTTATCCTCTTATTTTGCTTAGTTTTTTAATAGCCATCATGTTTGGCTTACGCCATTATCTGCTTCCTCAAATAGAGGAGTCTAATGGGCTTACTCAATTTTTGACTTACTTCCCTTTAGTTTTTTTGATTTTCTTAATATTGGGATTGCTACTCACATTTTACTTGAGCATTAGGTGGCGAAAACACTCACAATTAAAACAAGTCAAGCAGTTTAGTCGGATACCTTTTTTAAAAGACTATATTAGCCTATATATAACTGCCTATTTTGCGCGTGAATGGGGAAGTTTAATGGGACAAGGCCTTGAGTTGAGTTCAATACTAACCGTTATGGCAAAAGAACAATCTCCTCTGGTAAAAGAAATCGGCCAAGATATGCAGGCCTATTTTTTAGAGGGTGGTGCTTTGCATGACAAAGTGTTACAATACCCATTTTTTCAAAAGGAATTAAGCTTAATGATTGAATATGGAGATATCAAGGCTAAATTAGGTCAAGAATTAGAAATTTATGCTCAACTAACATGGGAAAGATTCTTTAGCCGCTTATTTCAAGCGACACAATGGATTCAACCTATTATATTCTTATTTGTTGCACTTATTATTGTGTGCATTTACGCGGCAATGCTTTTGCCCATGTATCATTCAATTGGAGGTTCTATATAAATGAAAACAAAATGTAAACAACTAAAAGAAAGCCGTACTAAAGCTTTCACACTTCTAGAAATGTTGATTGTTTTGCTAATTATTAGTGTTCTTATGCTACTGTTTATTCCGAATTTAAGTAAGCAAAAAGATAAGGTTACAGATGCTGGTAATGCTGCAGTGGTTAAAATTGTTGAAAATCAGGCGGAACTATATGAATTAACGGAAGGTGGGAAAGCAAGCCTCGCTCAACTCCAATCAAAAGGTCATATTACAGACAAACAAGCGAAGGCTTATCAGGATTATTATGCCAAAAACAGTGACAAGCATAGACAAGTTAACAACTAGAGCCTTCACGCTAATTGAAGCTTTAATATGTCTATTAATCATAACATCGTCAATCCTCTTACTGTCTCTCCCGATTAGGGGAATTTATAGTAAAGTTGAAGAACAACTCTTTTTCCTTTCCTTTGAGAATTGTTATAGGCATAGCCGAAAAGTAAGTTTACTGAGGCAAAAGGAGCATTATTTTCAAGTTTCAGAAAAGAAAATCAGATTTGAGGAGCAAGAATTAACGATTCCTAACAGTGTTAAGGCATTAGGGAGTCATAAGATAAGATTAAACAAGTTAGGCGGCAATCATTCATTAGCCAAAATAACATTTAAAACAGGGGCACAAGAGATTACTTATCAGCTAAATTTAGGGAGTGGAACATATCGAAAAACGAGTCGTTAGAGCTTATTTGTTACTTGAGGGAGTTATAGCCTTAGCTATTATGGTTATAATTGTCAGTCTTATCTTAACAGGAATAAGACTAAATCAACAATTTTTAGCCAAATCTAGGCATCAAGAAGAGCTTATTGTGACTGCTCTAATGGCAGTGCAGACCAATCGAAGACATTTGAAAATAAATGGATGTGAGGTGGACGTTGTTAGAAGTGAAAAAGGGATTGAAGTTAGTGAAAAGCATCAAAAAGTCTTTAGCCTTAAGAAAAATTAGCCTCAAGGCATTTACGCTTTTAGAGTGTATGTTGGCCTTAGTGATATTGTCAGGTGCCATCTTAGTTTATCAAGGAATGACAAAATCTTTATTTTTTAACATGTCTTATTTGGTTGAAAATGATCAGGACAAGTGGTTGTTGTTTTCACAACAGTTGAGAGCTGAGTTAACAGGAGCTCGGTTTGAGAAGGTCGAAAATAATAAACTTTACGTAGCAAAAGAAGGAAAGCAGATAGCTTTTGGACTTTCAAAACAAGGAGATTTTCGAAAAACAGCAGCAAATGGTCATGGTTATCATCCCATGCTTCTGGATCTTAAAGATGCTAAGATTAGTCATCATAATAAGGAGATTACAGTAAGTATCACTTGGAAAAGTGGGCTAGAAAGAGTCTTTCTTTATGCTTTTTAAAAATCGTGTTAAAGCGGGCATCCTCTTATATGCCCTTCTAATGTCTTCCTTATTTCTTCTCCTTGTGCAAGTTTATTTGGAGCAAGTAAATGCCTTTAAAAGGGAATATATCTTACAAATCGACCATTCAAGGGCCTACATGATGGCTGAGTATATACGACAGTCTTCTTTGGATGGCAGTGGTCAAGTCATTTTTGACAGTGGAACTGTTCACTACCAAACAGTAAAGAATAATCAAAAGTTGACAGTTAAACTGACAAGTGGAGCTAGTTATCAATTAACTTTCCCGATAGAAGAACAAGGCAATAAAACTCAGTTGAATCAAGGAGATCTAAAGCCATAGACTCAAGGAATTAAATGCTGTCTTCCTTTCTATTTTCAAGCATTTTTGATATGATAGAACTATGAATTTTGAAAATATTGAGAAAGCTTTTGAGCTTATTTTAGAAAATAGTCAACTTATTGAAAATGAGTTGAAAACGCACATTTATGATGCCCTTATTGAGCAGAATTCTTTTTATTTGGGAGCTGAAGGTGCTAGTGAGCAGGTCGCTAAAAACAATGAAGTTTTAAGGTCACTCAATTTAAGTAAAGAAGAGTGGCGTCGCGCTTTTCAGTTTATTTTTATCAAGGTTGGTCAAACAGAAAAACTGCAGGCGAATCACCAATTTACACCAGATAGTCTAGGTTTCCTTATTTTATTTTTAATTGAAACCTTGACACAAGAAGACTCTCTTGACATTTTAGAGATTGGCAGTGGGACAGGTAATCTAGCACAAACACTTTTGAATAATAGTGGTAAACAATTAGATTACTTAGGTATTGAAGTGGACGATTTACTCATTGATTTATCAGCTAGTATAGCTGAGATAATGAATTCGACAGCACGTTTTGTTCAAGAAGATGCCGTTAGACCACAAATTTTGAAAGAAAGTCATATTATTATCAGTGATTTACCAGTAGGTTATTATCCTAATGATGAGATTGCTAGTCGTTATCAGGTTGCAAGTCCAGATGGTCATACCTATGCCCATCACTTATTGATGGAACAGGCTTTGAAATATTTAAAACAAGATGGCTTTGCAATTTTCTTAGCACCAGCCAGTCTTTTGCAAAGTCAACAAAGCCATCTCCTTAAAGAGTGGTTAAAAGGTTATGCTCAGTTATCTGCAGTGATTACCTTGCCAGAAACATTCTTTGGAGATCCATCCGTGGCTAAATCACTGATTGTTCTGCAAAAGCAGAGTGACAAAAAAGGAGAAACCTTTGTTTATCCATTGACTGATTTACAGTCTGCAGATAAGGTTCGTCTCTTCATGGAGAACTTCAAAAAATGGAAAGCTGATAATGTCTTTTCATGATATTTTTTGATATAATAGGATAGCATTACAGTAAACGATTACAAGAGAGGTAAAAAATGTCTAAAACAATTGCAATTAATGCAGGTAGTTCAAGTCTTAAATGGCAACTTTATCAAATGCCAGAAGAAACAGTTCTTGCGCAAGGAGTTATCGAGCGTATTGGATTGAAAGATTCTATTTCAACAGTTAAATTTGACGGGAAAAAAGAAGAGCAAATCACTGATATTCCTGACCATACAACTGCTGTTAAAATCTTATTGAATGATTTACTCCATTTCAATATTATGTCATCTTACGATGAAATTACAGGAGTTGGACACCGTATTGTTGCTGGTGGTGAGTACTTTAAAGAATCAGTTGTTGTTGATGAAGATGTGGTGACAAAAGTTGAAGAATTATCAGCCTTAGCACCTTTGCATAATCCTGGCGCAGTAGCTGGAATTCGTGCTTTCCGTGAATTATTACCTGATATTACAAGTGTTTGTGTCTTTGACACATCTTTCCATACAACAATGGCAAAACACACTTACCTTTATCCTATTCCACAAAAATATTACACAGAAAACAAAGTTCGTAAATATGGTGCTCATGGAACAAGTCATAAATATGTAGCTGAAGAAGCTGCGAAGATGCTTGGTCGTCCACTAGAAGAATTAAAATTGATCACAGCTCATATTGGTAATGGCGTATCAATCACAGCTAATTACCATGGAAAATCAATTGATACCTCAATGGGATTCACACCACTTGCTGGTCCAATGATGGGAACACGTTCTGGGGATATTGACCCAGCTATTATTCCTTACTTGATTGCACAAGTACCAGAATTTAAAGATGCGGCAGATGTTGTAAACATGCTGAATAAAGAATCAGGTTTGGGTGGAGTATCAGGAATTTCAAGTGATATGCGTGATATTGAAGCAGGTCTTGAACAAAACAACCCAGATGCTGTTTTAGCATACAACATTTTTGTTGACCGCATTAAGAAATTTGTCGGCCAGTACTTTGCTGTTTTAAATGGAGCAGACGCTTTGGTATTTACAGCAGGTATGGGTGAAAATGGACCTTTGATGCGTCAGGACGTTGTTAATGGCTTGTCATGGTTTGGTATGGAAGTTGACCCTGAGAAAAATGTTTTTGGCTTCCGTGGGGACATCTCAACACCAGAATCAAAAGTTAAAGTCTTGGTTATTTCAACTGATGAAGAACTATGTATCGCGCGTGATGTTGAACGTTTGAAAAACACAAAATAAGACAATACATCAATGCTTAAAAAGGAGAAACAAAAAGTTTCTCTTTTTTTGTTGACAATAAATGTAAAGTGAGCTATACTTTTTTGTGTAAAAAGAACTTTACTAAGAGAGTGGGTGTTTTTTTGGAAAACTGTATTCAAGACTTGCGAAAAGCTCGCAAATTAAGTCAAGCTGAGTTGGCTGATCATATGGGGGTTACCAGACAGACCATTATTTCTTTAGAGAAAGGCCGTTACAATGCATCATTGGAATTAGCTTTTAATTTAGCGACTTATTTTGATTGTTTAATTGAAGATATTTTTCTTTATCGAAAAGATAAGAACTAGGGGTGAGTAAACATGTTAGATTATATTATTACTTTATTGCAGGACAAGCCAAGTTTACAATCATTTAAGAAACGTATCATGTTGTGGAGTTATTTTTCTATTTTTATGGGAATCCTTACAATGATTGTGTTGCTCCGATCAAACTATGAAAGTTACACTAAAGGATTTTTAATAGGAATTGCTATTTCAAGTGTTCCACTTGGCATCTATGGCATTATCATCGCCAATAATTCTGAAAAGTTAAAAACATTGTATATTAAGAATGTAGATGAACGTAATCAAGAAATTTCTAAAATTTCAGCAGTAGTAACAGTGATATTAACGATTTTCATGCTTATTATCTGTATCTGTTTAAATGCTTTTTTAAACATTCAATTTGACTATAGATTATTTCTTGTCTTTTTACTATATTTTGTTATTATTGTTTACGTTGCTGGTCAAAGGCTCGTTAGTCGGTACCTTTAGGAGGATATGATGAAAGAAAAAATAATGCATAAAGTGAAATGGTTTGTTTTAGCCCTTGTGGTTATTGTTGTTGAACAACTTCCAATCTTGCTCGTCAAAAAAGGAAAAGAACCTTGGCAAGTGGCTCTTATTTGTTTTCTTTTTCTGGCTATTACATTAGCAACCTTAATCTTAGCAAAAAAAGCAAAGTTATTGAGTTCAGATGCCTTTTCAAAAGGGGATCAGGTTGTTCTTTGGGTTGGACTTGGCTTTGCAGCAATGATTATCGTTAAGATTTTAGGTTCTATTATCTTGACAATTGAAAAAGGGGGTCACGCCAATACTGCCAACCAAGCTGCCTTGGAACAAGCAAATTTACCGGCAATTCTTCTTGTTATACTCGCAGCAGTTGTGGCGCCAGTTGTTGAAGAAGTTGTCTTTCGCGGGCTTATTTTAGGAAAAGTCTTTGGGGATGGGTCTTACCTTGGACTTATCGTCAGCAGCTTTCTTTTTGGTGGCCTTCATAGTCCAAGTGATATTGGAAGTTGGGTTATCTATGGCGGCATGGGACTGGTCTTAGGTTTTGTTTATATGAAAACTAAAAAGCTAGAGTATAGCATCTTGATTCATTTTGTCAACAATGGCTTAGGTGTTCTCTTCATGCTACTTATGCCTTATCTTAAGTAATCAAAAAAACCTTATAGTTGAACAAGTGTTCAATTATAAGGTTTTTGCTTTTGCGATGGTTTTGTCTATAGCAGAGCTGACAGCATGTGTTAGTCCTTGTTTTTCAAGTTCCATAAGGCCAGCAATAGTTGTGCCTCCAGGACTACAGATTTTATCAATTAAATCATTTGGTTTTTCAGAACCAAGTAGTAGTTGCTGGGCACTAGCTGCTACTGTTTGACTGACAATTTCAAGAGCCATCTCTTTTGGCATGCCATTTTTAAGACCAGCCTTAGTCATGGCTTCGATAAAGAGGTAGATGTAAGCTGGACTTGAGCCTGCCAAGGCTGTGAATGTATCAAAGTCTTTCTCAGCAATAGAAAAGCAACTGCCAAAAGAATCAACCATTTCTTTAGCAGAAACAAAGAGTGCAGGATCGACCAGTTCGTTGTAACTGATAGCTGTCGTGCTTTGCAGAATTTGCGCATTCATGTTTGGCATGATACGAAATAGTGGCAAATGATCGCCAACAATCTGACTGATTCGCTCTAAGTTTAAGCCCGCTGCCATGGACATGACAGGTTGCTTAAATGTTAGTGGCTTAAGTATTGTTTCGAACACCTGTGGTTTAATGCCCAGAATAATAAAATCTGTTTGATCAATCAACTCTTGATGAGAGTTAGCATAGGCCACTTGTAAGTTATCAGCAATCTCTTTGGAACGGCTTAAGCTTGAACCTGAGATGATAATGTCGTGGTCGGTTTGTTTGAGGCCATTAATAATTGCGCTAGCCATTTTACCAACACCAATGAAACCAACTTTCATAATGTTACTCCTAGTGTTTTGTTTTAGTAATGATTGATAAGGTCTACTGTTGAACGATCTAGTTTTTTGACAATGGCTTGAAGGAAAGCTTGTGCTTCTAAGAAATCATCCATTGCATATAAGGTTTGATGTGAGTGAATATAGCGGGCACAAACACCAATAGTTGTTGAAGGAACGCCTTGATTTTTCAAGTGAGCTGCACCAGCATCTGTACCACCTTTGCCACAATAGAATTGGTAGTTGACACCAGCTTCCTCGGCAGTTGTTAGCAGGAAATCACGCATGTCTTTTAGCAGGACATGCCCTGGGTCGTAGAAACGTATGAGAGTGCCGTCGCCAATTTTCCCTTGGTCACCATAGATGTCACCGGCAGGTGAGCAGTCAACAGCAAAGAAGAGCTCGGGATCAAACTTGGTTGTTGAGACATGTGCGCCTCGGAGTCCAACTTCCTCTTGCACATTTGCGCCAGCAATTAACCTATTGTTAAGGTCTTGTCCTTTGAGGTTTTCAAGAAGTTCTGTCACCATGAGTACACCGTAACGGTTGTCCCAAGCTTTTGAGATGATGTTTTCTTGGTTGGCTGTTAGGATTGTTTCGGATTGCGGGACGATAATATCGCCAGGAGCGACACCATAAGCTTGTGCTTGTGCTTTGTCTTTAAAACCTGCGTCAAAGATGATATTTGAAATACTTGGCAGGTTAGATGAGCCATTTGCGCCACGTAGGAAGTGAGGAGGAACAGATCCGGAAATCACAGGGATAGCCTTGCCTTCTCGGGTGTAGAGGGTGAAGCGTTGTGAGCTAACCACTAGCGGGTTCCAGCCACCAATCTCAACAACTGAGAATGTGCCATTGTCTTTGATGTGACTAATCATAAAGCCGACTTCATCCATATGAGCAGCAACTAGAATATTTGGGGCATCAGGTGCTTGACTTTCTTTGATGCCAAAGATACCACCAAGTCCGTCGGTTTCCACCTTATCCACTAAGGGGGTCATTTTAAGGCGCAAGTAGTCCCGTACACTGTGTTCATAGCCAGCAATGCTATCTAACTCGGTGATTTCTTTAATCTTTGAAAATAGATTAGTCATTCTTCATCTCCTCTTGTTTGATCGTTTTCGAAATGGTATCAATTTTACCTTTCTATTCTATCATTTTTGGAGTATTTTAGCTATGATGGACCAAAGCCTCCTCTAGCTTTTTTGCCCTCTTTTATGATAAAATGGACTGTATGAAGACTAGAAAAAGAAAACAACTTTCACACCTACTTGGAGCCTCAGCACTGGCTGTCACAGCTCTCTTATTGAAAGAAAAGTATGATGACAAGAAAAAAGAAAGATGCATCAGAGATTTGCGCCACTTCTTTTCCGAAATGGGAACCATTGATGTGCTTTATTTTGATCATTCAGGAGCTGCTTCTTCTCATCATCAGGGCGGTCTTGTCCTGTCTGATGGCAGATGCTTTAGTTTTACCTATGACAAGGGAGAAATTGTTTATCAGGAGGATATGTTATGATTATTCCAAAGAACTATGATGAATTGGCTCAATTGATTGAGACAAATGCTAAAGTGGTACTCTTTTTTACGGCAGATTGGTGCCCAGATTGTCGCTTTATCTATCCGGTCATGCCGGAGATTGAAGCTGAAAATGACAGTATGACCTTTGTCCAGGTAAACCGTGATGACTTCATGGCTGTCGCTCAAGAATGGAATATTTTTGGAATTCCAAGTTTTGTGGTCATTGAAAATGGGCAAGAACGTGGGCGTTTGGTTAATAAACTGCGCAAAACTAAGGCTGAAATTAATCAGTTTTTAGCTAATTACAAGTAAAGGAAAGAAACAAAAAATGATTTTTGCTTATAATAAAGAACAAGTTGGAGATGTCTTGATGGTGATCCTTCAAGAGACAAAAGATGTCAAACGTCATGTTGAGCGTCGTGGTAAAGTGGCGCGTGTGGTGTCAGAAGAAAATGGCGATACGCTTGCTTGGAACATATTTGAGGCATCAACCTTACTTGATATTACTGAAAATGGACAAGTCTTCCTTACCCAGTCAGATATTGATTGTTTAAATCAAGAGTTGCAAAAAGAAGGCTTTGATGCCACTTTAGAAGCCAGTGAAACACCTGTTTTTTGTGTTGGTCAAATTCTTGAAATGGTTGCTCATCCAGACAGTGACCATCTTAATATTTGCCAAGTACAGATTGCAGATCATAAACAGGTTCAAATCGTGGCAGGTGCGCCAAATGCAACAGTGGGTCTTAAAACAATCGTTGCCCTCCCAGGTGCTATGATGCCAAGCGGTAGCTTGATTTTCCCTGGAAAATTAAGAGGGGAAGATTCTTTTGGGATGATGTGTTCTCCACGCGAATTAGATTTGCCAAATGCTCCACAAAAACGTGGCATTATTGAATTAGATGCATCAGCAGTTGTTGGGGAATCTTTTGATCCAGAAAAACACTGGAAAGCTTAAGAAAAACTGCCTTAGTTATTGGAACTAAGGCAGTTTTTTAGGATTGTAAAATAAAAGCTGTGCAACCCAATTGGTGAACAGGAACCAAGCCGAAAGCTTGGTAAAATGCCAATGTCTTTGGAGAACTTTCTGTTAATAATTGGATGTGATAACATCCTTTATAGGTATCTAAGACCAATTGCAATAAGGCAGAGCCGATTCCTTTTCGATGATGACTTTTTAAGACAATTAAATCCTGTACCACAACGAGTGAGTGACCATCTC
Protein-coding sequences here:
- the comGE gene encoding competence type IV pilus minor pilin ComGE; translation: MEHIEKRVVRAYLLLEGVIALAIMVIIVSLILTGIRLNQQFLAKSRHQEELIVTALMAVQTNRRHLKINGCEVDVVRSEKGIEVSEKHQKVFSLKKN
- the comGF gene encoding competence type IV pilus minor pilin ComGF, producing MKSIKKSLALRKISLKAFTLLECMLALVILSGAILVYQGMTKSLFFNMSYLVENDQDKWLLFSQQLRAELTGARFEKVENNKLYVAKEGKQIAFGLSKQGDFRKTAANGHGYHPMLLDLKDAKISHHNKEITVSITWKSGLERVFLYAF
- the comGG gene encoding competence type IV pilus minor pilin ComGG, coding for MLFKNRVKAGILLYALLMSSLFLLLVQVYLEQVNAFKREYILQIDHSRAYMMAEYIRQSSLDGSGQVIFDSGTVHYQTVKNNQKLTVKLTSGASYQLTFPIEEQGNKTQLNQGDLKP
- a CDS encoding class I SAM-dependent methyltransferase — encoded protein: MNFENIEKAFELILENSQLIENELKTHIYDALIEQNSFYLGAEGASEQVAKNNEVLRSLNLSKEEWRRAFQFIFIKVGQTEKLQANHQFTPDSLGFLILFLIETLTQEDSLDILEIGSGTGNLAQTLLNNSGKQLDYLGIEVDDLLIDLSASIAEIMNSTARFVQEDAVRPQILKESHIIISDLPVGYYPNDEIASRYQVASPDGHTYAHHLLMEQALKYLKQDGFAIFLAPASLLQSQQSHLLKEWLKGYAQLSAVITLPETFFGDPSVAKSLIVLQKQSDKKGETFVYPLTDLQSADKVRLFMENFKKWKADNVFS
- a CDS encoding acetate kinase produces the protein MSKTIAINAGSSSLKWQLYQMPEETVLAQGVIERIGLKDSISTVKFDGKKEEQITDIPDHTTAVKILLNDLLHFNIMSSYDEITGVGHRIVAGGEYFKESVVVDEDVVTKVEELSALAPLHNPGAVAGIRAFRELLPDITSVCVFDTSFHTTMAKHTYLYPIPQKYYTENKVRKYGAHGTSHKYVAEEAAKMLGRPLEELKLITAHIGNGVSITANYHGKSIDTSMGFTPLAGPMMGTRSGDIDPAIIPYLIAQVPEFKDAADVVNMLNKESGLGGVSGISSDMRDIEAGLEQNNPDAVLAYNIFVDRIKKFVGQYFAVLNGADALVFTAGMGENGPLMRQDVVNGLSWFGMEVDPEKNVFGFRGDISTPESKVKVLVISTDEELCIARDVERLKNTK
- a CDS encoding helix-turn-helix transcriptional regulator, which translates into the protein MENCIQDLRKARKLSQAELADHMGVTRQTIISLEKGRYNASLELAFNLATYFDCLIEDIFLYRKDKN
- a CDS encoding CPBP family intramembrane glutamic endopeptidase yields the protein MKEKIMHKVKWFVLALVVIVVEQLPILLVKKGKEPWQVALICFLFLAITLATLILAKKAKLLSSDAFSKGDQVVLWVGLGFAAMIIVKILGSIILTIEKGGHANTANQAALEQANLPAILLVILAAVVAPVVEEVVFRGLILGKVFGDGSYLGLIVSSFLFGGLHSPSDIGSWVIYGGMGLVLGFVYMKTKKLEYSILIHFVNNGLGVLFMLLMPYLK
- the proC gene encoding pyrroline-5-carboxylate reductase, with amino-acid sequence MKVGFIGVGKMASAIINGLKQTDHDIIISGSSLSRSKEIADNLQVAYANSHQELIDQTDFIILGIKPQVFETILKPLTFKQPVMSMAAGLNLERISQIVGDHLPLFRIMPNMNAQILQSTTAISYNELVDPALFVSAKEMVDSFGSCFSIAEKDFDTFTALAGSSPAYIYLFIEAMTKAGLKNGMPKEMALEIVSQTVAASAQQLLLGSEKPNDLIDKICSPGGTTIAGLMELEKQGLTHAVSSAIDKTIAKAKTL
- the pepA gene encoding glutamyl aminopeptidase; protein product: MTNLFSKIKEITELDSIAGYEHSVRDYLRLKMTPLVDKVETDGLGGIFGIKESQAPDAPNILVAAHMDEVGFMISHIKDNGTFSVVEIGGWNPLVVSSQRFTLYTREGKAIPVISGSVPPHFLRGANGSSNLPSISNIIFDAGFKDKAQAQAYGVAPGDIIVPQSETILTANQENIISKAWDNRYGVLMVTELLENLKGQDLNNRLIAGANVQEEVGLRGAHVSTTKFDPELFFAVDCSPAGDIYGDQGKIGDGTLIRFYDPGHVLLKDMRDFLLTTAEEAGVNYQFYCGKGGTDAGAAHLKNQGVPSTTIGVCARYIHSHQTLYAMDDFLEAQAFLQAIVKKLDRSTVDLINHY